A genomic segment from Corylus avellana chromosome ca5, CavTom2PMs-1.0 encodes:
- the LOC132181099 gene encoding peroxisomal and mitochondrial division factor 2-like, whose protein sequence is MAEEMVINGVASDGVDDQTGESFYGLDQRGDNDARVLDLSKKIESLELEKLQLVDENADTKERIKKLTAEIEELKNDDAGKKEKLGEMEKEIERSDEGKKALEAIAARAAELETEVSRLQHDLISAMSEVEEGNKEVIELKREVETLKNEKVESEKRVRELERKVGVLEVKEIEEKSKKVRIEEEMREKIGDKEREIGGFRKKVEDLESLIANKGVELEKWMREKLDLEALLRESEEKAKSMESKFFGLQKEVEEAEKVISGLKEKAVDAINGSVNGIRARDIGGENKGLKLDWPVVAAGSSGAIAFAAALGYVIYVRRR, encoded by the coding sequence ATGGCGGAAGAGATGGTCATCAATGGCGTGGCATCTGACGGCGTCGACGATCAGACGGGGGAGAGCTTCTACGGTCTCGATCAGCGCGGCGACAACGACGCCAGGGTTTTGGACCTGTCCAAGAAGATCGAGTCCCTGGAGCTCGAGAAGCTACAACTGGTCGACGAGAACGCAGATACCAAAGAGCGAATCAAGAAGTTGACGGCGGAGATCGAAGAACTGAAAAACGACGACGCCGGGAAAAAGGAGAAGCTTGGAGAAATGGAGAAGGAAATTGAAAGGTCCGACGAGGGCAAGAAGGCTCTCGAGGCGATCGCGGCGCGGGCCGCGGAGCTGGAGACTGAGGTCTCGAGGCTCCAACATGATTTGATTTCGGCAATGAGCGAGGTCGAGGAGGGGAATAAGGAGGTGATTGAATTGAAGAGGGAGGTGGAGACTTTGAAGAATGAGAAGGTGGAGAGTGAGAAGAGAGTAAGAGAATTGGAGAGGAAAGTTGGGGTATTGGAAGTGAAGGAAATTGAGGAGAAGAGTAAGAAAGTGAGGATTGAGGAGGAGATGAGGGAGAAGATTGgtgacaaagagagagagattggtgGGTTTAGGAAGAAGGTTGAGGATTTGGAGTCTTTGATCGCCAATAAAGGTGTTGAATTGGAGAAATGGATGAGGgagaaattggatttggaggCATTGTTGAGGGAGTCAGAGGAGAAGGCGAAATCAATGGAATCGAAGTTTTTTGGATTGCAGAAAGAAGTGGAGGAGGCAGAGAAGGTGATCAGCGGGTTGAAGGAGAAGGCGGTGGACGCGATTAATGGGAGTGTGAATGGCATAAGGGCGAGAGATATTGGTGGAGAGAACAAAGGGTTGAAGTTGGATTGGCCAGTGGTGGCGGCAGGGTCTAGTGGTGCTATTGCTTTCGCCGCTGCTCTTGGGTATGTGATTTATGTGCGGCGGAGGTGA
- the LOC132182619 gene encoding transcription factor PAR1, with amino-acid sequence MGNAVHEALLPRFQTGRRRGESQRSGRRKRRDMKFLHKDVGGGGGGGGGGGGCAEEDEKAEVERKIEALQRIVPGGESLGLDKLFEETAGYIMTLQCQVKALRTLSSFFEALEKEKRKLGG; translated from the coding sequence ATGGGTAATGCGGTCCATGAGGCTCTTCTGCCCAGATTTCAAACGGGGAGGAGACGGGGCGAGAGCCAGAGGAGCGGCAGAAGAAAGCGGAGAGACATGAAGTTTCTGCACAAGGATGTGGGTGGCGgaggcggtggtggtggtggtggtggtgggtgtgcagaggaggatgagaaggCGGAAGTAGAGAGAAAGATCGAGGCGTTGCAGAGGATTGTGCCCGGAGGTGAGTCGCTTGGGTTGGACAAGCTTTTCGAAGAGACTGCTGGGTATATAATGACTCTGCAGTGCCAGGTTAAGGCCTTGAGGACTCTTTCATCCTTCTTTGAGGCTTTGgagaaggaaaagagaaagcTCGGAGGTTGA
- the LOC132180786 gene encoding mitogen-activated protein kinase 20, translating into MQQDHRKKNLTEMDFFSEYGDANRYKIQEVIGKGSYGVVCSAIDTHTGEKVAIKKIHDIFEHISDAARILREIKLLRLLRHPDIVEIKHIMLPPSRRDFKDIYVVFECMESDLHQVIKANDDLTREHYQFFLYQLLRALKYIHTANVYHRDLKPKNILANANCKLKICDFGLARVAFGDTPTTIFWTDYVATRWYRAPELCGSFFSKYTPAIDIWSIGCIFAEVLTGKPLFPGKNVVHQLDLMTDLLGTPSLDTISRVRNEKARRYLTSMRKKQPVPFEQKFPNADPLALRLLERLLAFDPKDRPTAEEALADPYFKGLSKVEREPSCQPITKMEFEFERRRVTKEDIRELIFREILEYHPQLLKDYMNGTERTNFLYPSAVDQFRKQFAYLEENGNKSGPVIPLERKHVSLPRSTIVHSNTIPPKEQSNIASFKDRQTPEDAYNKNSRDADRIPMNLGRTMQTQQRIPLAKPGKVVGPVVPYENGNIKDAYDPRTVIRSAVLPPQAVPPAYYYRKSSTGSQERSATEALKQAPQPGMAAKLAPDIAINIDNNPFFMTRAGVTKVEHIDDRIAIDTNLLQATAQYSGISAASAAAATAATHRKVGTLQYGMTKMY; encoded by the exons ATGCAGCAAGATCACAGGAAAAAG AATTTAACTGAGATGGACTTTTTCTCGGAATATGGTGATGCCAATAGATACAAAATTCAGGAAGTTATTGGGAAAGGAAGTTATGGTGTTGTTTGCTCGGCAATTGACACTCATACTGGTGAAAAAGTAGCCATAAAGAAAATACACGATATATTTGAGCACATATCTGATGCTGCGCGTATTCTTCGTGAGATAAAGCTGCTCAGACTTCTACGACATCCCGACATTGTTGAAATTAAACACATTATGCTTCCACCCTCGAGAAGGGACTTTAAAGatatttatgttgtttttgaGTGCATGGAATCAGATCTTCATCAAGTCATCAAAGCCAACGATGACCTGACCCGAGAACACTATCAGTTTTTCCTATACCAGCTACTACGTGCATTGAAGTATATTCACACTG CAAATGTCTACCATCGAGATTTAAAACCGAAGAACATATTGGCAAATGCAAACTGTAAACTTAAAATCTGTGACTTTGGTTTAGCAAGAGTCGCATTCGGTGATACGCCTACAACAATATTTTGGACG GACTATGTTGCTACAAGATGGTATAGAGCTCCAGAGCTATGTGGATCATTTTTCTCAAAG TATACACCGGCAATTGATATATGGAGTATAGGCTGCATATTTGCTGAGGTATTAACTGGGAAGCCACTTTTCCCTGGAAAAAATGTTGTACATCAGTTGGATTTGATGACTGATTTGCTAGGGACACCTTCATTAGATACCATTTCTCGG GTTCGTAATGAGAAGGCAAGGAGATACTTAACTAGCATGAGGAAAAAGCAGCCAGTGccatttgaacaaaaatttccaAATGCCGATCCTTTAGCACTACGACTATTGGAAAGATTGCTTGCCTTTGATCCAAAAGACCGACCTACTGCAGAAGAG GCACTGGCCGATCCTTACTTCAAGGGACTTTCAAAAGTTGAAAGGGAACCTTCCTGCCAGCCTATTACAAAGATGGAATTTGAATTTGAGAGGCGAAGGGTCACAAAAGAGGACATAAGGGAGTTAATTTTCCGGGAAATTCTAGAGTACCATCCTCAACTATTGAAAGACTACATGAATGGGACTGAGAGGACTAATTTTCTCTATCCAAG TGCTGTTGATCAATTTCGAAAGCAGTTTGCATATCTTGAGGAAAATGGTAATAAGAGCGGGCCAGTTATTCCGCTTGAAAGAAAGCACGTCTCTCTTCCTAG GTCCACAATTGTACATTCAAATACAATCCCTCCCAAAGAGCAATCAAATATTGCTTCCTTCAAAGATCGGCAAACTCCAGAAGATGCATACAACAAAAATTCCAGAGACGCTGACAGAATTCCCATGAATTTAGGGAGAACCATGCAGACACAACAGAGGATCCCACTGG CCAAACCTGGAAAAGTTGTTGGGCCAGTTGTGCCATACGAGAATGGAAACATCAAGGATGCCTATGACCCAAGAACAGTAATCAGAAGTGCAGTGCTACCTCCTCAGGCTGTCCCTCCTGCATATTATTATCGCAAATCTAGCACGGGAAGCCAAGAAAGATCTGCAACAGAAGCCCTTAAACAAGCCCCTCAGCCTGGCATGGCTGCAAAATTAGCACCAGATATAGCTATTAACATTGACAACAACCCTTTTTTTATGACACGGGCTGGGGTGACCAAGGTAGAACACATTGACGATCGAATAGCTATAGACACGAACTTGCTGCAAGCGACGGCTCAATATAGCGGGATTAGTGCTGCTTCTGCCGCTGCAGCAACCGCAGCTACTCACAGAAAGGTTGGGACTCTTCAGTATGGTATGACAAAGATGTATTAA